A genomic stretch from Pontivivens ytuae includes:
- a CDS encoding sulfurtransferase has protein sequence MTDPYLPAIEASEALSDPRPLIDVRKATARDGAPDIAGTRWIDPFRLDHDHPLIEAAVPVIFFCVHGHEVSRYACALARLHRIDAAYVEGGYEALVTAGARRAP, from the coding sequence GTGACCGACCCGTATCTTCCTGCCATTGAAGCGTCCGAGGCGCTGAGCGACCCGCGTCCGCTGATCGACGTGCGCAAGGCCACCGCCCGCGATGGCGCGCCCGACATCGCGGGCACACGCTGGATCGATCCGTTTCGGCTCGACCACGACCACCCGCTGATCGAGGCGGCCGTGCCCGTGATCTTCTTCTGCGTCCACGGGCATGAGGTCAGCCGCTACGCCTGCGCCCTTGCCCGCCTGCACCGCATCGACGCGGCTTATGTTGAGGGCGGCTACGAAGCCCTTGTCACTGCGGGCGCGAGGCGCGCCCCATGA
- the chrA gene encoding chromate efflux transporter, producing the protein MTPRLSDALPLYLKIGLLSFGGPAGQIALMQEEIVTRRGWVEPAAFQRGLNVAMLLPGPEAQQLATWLGWRLHGIAGGIAAGLAFILPGAALMIVLAWIAATRGDTGIVAAIFYGIQPAVLVIVGKAVLALAGRSLTGPRAWALAVAAFVALALLGLPFPLVVALAAAAGFLLPRAPDPDVPDAPPARGQIARIVGVSVALVLAVYLLIRMSFGADPFNGVAELFLSAAFVSFGGAYALLPYVADRAVETYGWLDATQMLNGLAIAEATPGPLILVNVYAGYFAGHTGGASGVLTASLACFYTFAPSFMLILAAAPHVEAMQRQHWIRQALAGVSAAVVGVVANLALYLALAALWDGSLDILKSALLVLFALAAWKLKPPVVAMIGAGAGIGIALWLVGLI; encoded by the coding sequence ATGACCCCCCGCCTGTCCGACGCCCTGCCGCTCTACCTCAAGATCGGCCTCCTGTCCTTCGGCGGCCCCGCCGGCCAGATCGCCCTGATGCAGGAGGAGATCGTGACCCGCCGCGGCTGGGTAGAGCCTGCGGCCTTCCAGCGCGGGCTCAACGTCGCGATGCTGTTGCCGGGGCCGGAGGCGCAGCAGCTCGCCACCTGGCTCGGCTGGCGGCTGCATGGCATCGCGGGCGGGATCGCGGCGGGCCTCGCCTTCATCCTGCCCGGGGCGGCGCTGATGATCGTCCTCGCCTGGATCGCGGCGACACGCGGGGACACCGGCATCGTCGCCGCGATCTTCTACGGCATCCAGCCAGCGGTGCTGGTGATCGTCGGCAAGGCGGTGCTGGCGCTCGCTGGCCGCTCGCTGACGGGTCCAAGGGCCTGGGCGCTGGCGGTGGCGGCCTTCGTGGCATTGGCCCTGCTCGGCCTACCCTTCCCGCTCGTCGTGGCTCTGGCAGCCGCCGCAGGCTTCCTGCTGCCCCGCGCGCCCGACCCGGACGTGCCCGACGCACCGCCCGCCCGCGGGCAGATCGCGCGCATCGTCGGGGTGAGCGTCGCCCTTGTGCTGGCCGTCTACCTGCTGATCCGCATGAGCTTCGGCGCGGATCCGTTCAACGGCGTGGCGGAGCTCTTCCTGTCCGCCGCCTTCGTCAGCTTCGGCGGGGCCTACGCGCTGCTCCCCTACGTTGCCGACCGTGCGGTCGAAACCTATGGCTGGCTCGACGCGACCCAGATGCTGAACGGCCTCGCGATTGCCGAGGCGACGCCCGGCCCCCTGATCCTCGTCAACGTCTATGCGGGGTACTTCGCGGGCCACACGGGTGGCGCCTCCGGCGTGCTGACCGCGAGCCTCGCCTGCTTCTACACCTTCGCGCCGAGCTTCATGCTGATCCTCGCCGCCGCCCCGCATGTGGAGGCGATGCAGCGCCAGCACTGGATCCGGCAGGCGCTCGCGGGCGTCTCCGCGGCGGTGGTGGGGGTGGTCGCCAACCTCGCCCTCTACCTCGCCCTCGCGGCCCTTTGGGACGGTAGCCTCGACATCCTGAAGAGCGCCCTCCTCGTCCTCTTCGCCCTCGCCGCCTGGAAGCTGAAACCACCGGTGGTGGCCATGATCGGTGCAGGTGCTGGGATCGGCATCGCACTCTGGTTGGTCGGATTGATCTGA
- a CDS encoding nucleoside deaminase: MTNPALARRLLDVIEHDVLPLTRAGVAAGNKVFGAAILRKADLSLIIAATNREMENPLWHGEISCLNAFYAETPGPTEDLIFLSTHEPCTMCMSAITWAGFDNYAYLFSHEDSRDGFSIPHDLRIMEELYGLPPGGYRRRNAFFTARSIAEISGSDPALADRRATITAEYAALSKAYQRGKAANAIPLN; this comes from the coding sequence ATGACCAACCCTGCCCTCGCCCGCCGCCTGCTCGACGTGATCGAGCATGATGTCCTGCCGCTGACTCGCGCAGGCGTCGCCGCAGGCAACAAGGTCTTCGGCGCCGCGATCCTGCGCAAAGCGGACCTCTCCCTCATCATCGCCGCCACCAATCGGGAGATGGAGAACCCGCTCTGGCATGGGGAGATCTCCTGCCTCAACGCCTTCTACGCTGAGACGCCGGGGCCGACCGAAGACCTGATCTTCCTTTCCACCCACGAGCCCTGCACCATGTGCATGAGCGCGATCACCTGGGCCGGGTTCGACAACTACGCCTATCTCTTCAGCCACGAGGACAGCCGCGACGGCTTCTCGATCCCGCACGATTTGAGGATCATGGAGGAGCTCTACGGCCTGCCGCCCGGCGGATACCGGCGGCGCAACGCATTCTTCACCGCCCGCTCCATCGCCGAGATTTCGGGCAGCGACCCGGCGCTCGCCGACCGACGCGCGACCATCACCGCCGAATACGCCGCCCTGTCGAAAGCCTATCAGCGCGGCAAGGCCGCCAACGCCATCCCGCTCAACTGA
- the msrA gene encoding peptide-methionine (S)-S-oxide reductase MsrA, with protein MKWMMGLALAFGGTPAMSEEPARAVFAGGCFWCVEADFDKLDGVLETTSGFAGGTTEAPSYAEVVGGGTGHREVVEIVYDPEVVSFDTLAEHLFRTTDPLDGGGQFCDRGFAYTTAIYAQTPEQFQVATEIKARVEGLLEAEVETEIVEGGTFWPAEAYHQDYYLENPLRYNFYRLSCGRDRQVDRVWADVPLS; from the coding sequence ATGAAATGGATGATGGGCCTCGCGCTGGCTTTCGGCGGCACCCCCGCAATGTCGGAGGAGCCGGCGCGCGCGGTGTTCGCGGGCGGCTGCTTCTGGTGCGTCGAGGCCGATTTCGACAAGCTCGATGGCGTGCTCGAGACGACCAGCGGCTTTGCCGGCGGCACGACCGAAGCGCCCAGCTACGCCGAAGTGGTCGGCGGCGGCACGGGGCATCGGGAGGTGGTGGAGATCGTCTACGACCCCGAGGTGGTGAGCTTCGACACGCTGGCCGAGCATCTCTTCCGCACCACCGATCCCCTCGACGGGGGCGGGCAGTTCTGCGATCGCGGCTTCGCCTACACCACCGCGATCTATGCGCAGACGCCGGAGCAGTTCCAGGTCGCGACCGAGATCAAGGCGCGGGTCGAGGGCCTGCTGGAGGCGGAGGTCGAGACCGAGATCGTCGAGGGCGGCACGTTCTGGCCCGCCGAGGCCTACCACCAGGACTACTACCTGGAAAATCCGCTGCGCTACAACTTCTACCGCCTGAGCTGCGGGCGCGACCGGCAGGTGGACCGCGTCTGGGCCGACGTGCCGCTCAGTTGA
- a CDS encoding methyl-accepting chemotaxis protein, translated as MKFDHLSRPAEIFALYALAHGPIIALIAYQLDRSVLVTLAISAGLAMPALIAARLGMKHAALPVGLALIGQAALLNGVLMGHPWQLDTHMYYFVMLAIIGMLDDVRTVVIAGLAVILHHLGLNYVLPELVYPGGTDVSRVLMHGGIVALECAALIAGIRRRQLLSRSTAQAREEAEEQAQAAEAARQDVEQHAVEARAARTNALAQVDAAFAGVIESGLSGDFSGRISTGYEDEVLNRLAERLNHLFARLEESLSAVDAQFAALAEGHLDRRMEIVAAGRFEEIRDNANLASSSLAALVTDAGRAVTATRATVKRVVADSSEVSDRAAQQAAAIEQTATTAQQFTQSLEAGQALLGEVHDRAGALSEHAMSGAKITAEAVAAVGRIAEGSVEMREILDVIDAIAFQTNLLALNAAVEAARAGEAGKGFAVVAAEVRSLAQRSASAASDISKLIEDSNSNIDRGVEMVERAGSMLTEITRQIELVAGQVQNVARTGQEQATGLREIDAAITAMEAGVQSTASVADRTARAMGELAEEIETVEARMASFSTAPAPTDGAEEETSTPDITDAGNSRQAADEEPAAEARRIRWTSGNLAMEEDWSEF; from the coding sequence ATGAAGTTCGACCACCTCTCCCGCCCTGCCGAGATCTTCGCCTTATACGCGCTCGCCCATGGCCCCATCATAGCTCTGATCGCCTACCAGCTCGATCGATCCGTGCTCGTGACGCTCGCGATCTCGGCCGGTCTCGCCATGCCGGCGCTGATCGCGGCGCGACTGGGGATGAAGCATGCGGCGCTGCCGGTCGGCCTCGCGCTGATCGGTCAGGCGGCGCTGCTGAACGGGGTGCTCATGGGGCATCCGTGGCAGCTCGACACCCACATGTACTACTTCGTCATGCTGGCGATCATCGGGATGCTCGACGACGTCCGCACCGTCGTCATCGCCGGGCTCGCAGTGATCCTCCATCATCTCGGGCTGAACTACGTCCTGCCAGAACTGGTCTATCCCGGCGGCACGGATGTGAGCCGCGTGTTGATGCACGGCGGTATCGTCGCGCTGGAATGTGCCGCGCTGATCGCCGGGATCCGACGGCGCCAGTTGCTGTCGAGATCGACGGCCCAGGCGCGGGAGGAAGCCGAGGAACAGGCCCAGGCGGCAGAGGCGGCGCGCCAGGATGTCGAGCAGCATGCCGTGGAAGCGCGTGCAGCCAGGACGAACGCGCTTGCCCAGGTCGATGCGGCCTTTGCCGGCGTGATCGAAAGCGGGCTGTCGGGCGACTTCTCGGGCCGGATCTCCACCGGCTACGAGGATGAGGTGCTCAACCGTCTGGCGGAGCGTCTCAACCACCTCTTCGCCCGGCTCGAGGAGAGCCTGTCCGCCGTCGACGCCCAGTTTGCGGCCCTCGCCGAAGGACATCTCGACCGCCGCATGGAGATCGTTGCCGCGGGTCGGTTCGAGGAAATCCGCGACAACGCCAACCTCGCCTCCAGTTCCTTGGCCGCCCTCGTGACAGATGCGGGCCGCGCCGTGACCGCAACCCGAGCGACAGTGAAACGCGTCGTCGCTGACAGCAGCGAGGTCTCCGATCGCGCCGCGCAACAGGCTGCCGCGATTGAGCAGACGGCCACGACGGCGCAGCAGTTCACCCAGTCGCTCGAAGCGGGTCAGGCCCTCCTCGGCGAGGTCCATGATCGCGCAGGCGCCCTCTCGGAACACGCCATGAGCGGTGCAAAAATCACGGCCGAAGCAGTCGCCGCCGTTGGCCGCATCGCCGAAGGCTCCGTGGAGATGCGCGAGATCCTCGACGTCATCGACGCCATCGCCTTCCAGACCAACCTGTTGGCGCTGAACGCAGCGGTCGAGGCTGCGCGCGCCGGCGAGGCAGGAAAGGGCTTCGCCGTCGTGGCCGCCGAGGTCCGCAGCCTCGCACAGCGCAGCGCCTCCGCCGCCAGCGACATCTCCAAGCTGATCGAGGACAGCAACAGCAACATCGACCGGGGCGTCGAAATGGTTGAGCGCGCCGGCTCCATGTTGACCGAGATTACCCGCCAGATCGAACTGGTGGCCGGTCAGGTCCAGAACGTCGCCCGCACCGGTCAGGAGCAAGCGACCGGTCTGCGTGAAATCGACGCCGCGATCACGGCGATGGAGGCAGGCGTCCAGTCCACCGCCAGCGTCGCCGACCGCACGGCCCGCGCCATGGGCGAGCTTGCCGAAGAAATCGAGACGGTGGAAGCCCGCATGGCGAGCTTCTCGACGGCCCCAGCGCCAACGGACGGTGCCGAGGAGGAGACTTCGACGCCAGACATTACGGACGCGGGCAACTCACGCCAAGCTGCCGACGAAGAGCCTGCAGCCGAAGCACGCCGCATTCGCTGGACCTCCGGCAACCTCGCGATGGAAGAAGACTGGTCGGAGTTCTAA
- a CDS encoding argininosuccinate synthase encodes MGAPKKVVLAYSGGLDTSIILKWLQTEYGCEVVTFTADLGQGEELEPARAKAELLGIKPENIYIEDVREEFVRDFVFPMFRANAVYEGLYLLGTSIARPLISKRLVEIAAETGADAVAHGATGKGNDQVRFELSAYALNPDIKVIAPWREWDLTSRTRLLEFAEAHQIPIAKDKRGEAPFSVDANLLHTSSEGKVLEDPAEPAPDYVYQRTVHPEDAPDTPEHIEITFEKGDAVALNGEQLSPATLLTRLNELGGKHGCGRLDLVEGRYVGMKSRGIYETPGGTLLLEAHRGIESITLDKGAAHLKDELMPRYAELIYNGYWFSPEREMLQAAIDHSQARVNGTALLKLYKGSARCVGRWSDDTLYSEQHVTFEEDAGAYDQKDAEGFIRINALRLKLLAARNRR; translated from the coding sequence ATGGGCGCACCGAAGAAAGTCGTCCTCGCCTATTCGGGCGGGCTCGATACCTCGATCATTCTCAAGTGGCTGCAGACCGAGTACGGCTGCGAGGTCGTGACCTTCACTGCCGATCTGGGCCAGGGGGAGGAGCTTGAGCCCGCGCGCGCCAAGGCCGAACTGCTCGGGATCAAGCCGGAAAACATCTACATCGAGGATGTGCGCGAGGAGTTCGTGCGCGACTTCGTCTTCCCTATGTTCCGCGCTAACGCGGTGTATGAGGGGCTCTACCTGCTCGGGACGTCCATCGCGCGTCCGCTGATCTCCAAGCGGTTGGTGGAGATCGCGGCCGAGACCGGTGCTGATGCAGTGGCCCACGGCGCGACCGGCAAGGGCAACGATCAGGTGCGTTTCGAGCTGTCGGCCTATGCGCTGAATCCCGACATCAAGGTGATCGCGCCGTGGCGGGAGTGGGACCTGACCTCCCGGACCCGGCTGCTGGAGTTCGCGGAGGCGCACCAGATCCCGATCGCGAAGGACAAGCGGGGCGAGGCGCCGTTCTCGGTCGACGCGAACCTGCTGCACACCTCCTCGGAAGGCAAGGTGCTCGAGGATCCGGCCGAGCCCGCGCCGGACTACGTCTACCAGCGCACCGTCCATCCCGAGGATGCGCCGGACACGCCGGAGCATATCGAAATCACGTTCGAAAAGGGCGACGCCGTTGCCCTGAACGGTGAGCAGTTGTCGCCGGCGACGCTGCTCACCCGCCTCAACGAGCTTGGCGGGAAACATGGCTGCGGACGTCTCGATCTCGTCGAGGGGCGCTATGTCGGGATGAAGTCGCGCGGGATCTACGAGACGCCGGGCGGCACGCTGCTTCTCGAAGCGCATCGCGGCATCGAGTCGATCACGCTCGATAAGGGTGCGGCCCATCTCAAGGATGAGCTGATGCCGCGCTATGCGGAGCTCATCTACAACGGTTACTGGTTCAGCCCGGAGCGCGAGATGCTGCAGGCCGCGATCGACCACAGCCAGGCCCGCGTGAACGGAACCGCGCTGCTGAAGCTCTACAAGGGCAGCGCGCGCTGCGTGGGGCGCTGGTCGGACGATACGCTCTACTCCGAGCAGCATGTCACCTTCGAGGAGGATGCCGGCGCCTATGATCAGAAGGATGCCGAGGGCTTCATCCGGATCAACGCGCTGCGCCTCAAACTGCTCGCGGCGCGAAACCGTCGCTGA
- a CDS encoding DUF2256 domain-containing protein — protein MARMRRKADLPTKTCLACGRPFTWRKKWARDWENVRYCSERCRRTGPSEKPDARLN, from the coding sequence ATGGCGCGAATGCGGCGCAAGGCCGACCTCCCGACGAAGACCTGCCTCGCCTGCGGCCGCCCCTTCACGTGGCGCAAGAAGTGGGCCCGCGATTGGGAGAACGTCCGCTACTGCTCCGAGCGCTGTCGCCGGACCGGTCCGTCCGAGAAGCCGGACGCTCGCTTGAACTGA
- a CDS encoding pyridoxal phosphate-dependent aminotransferase produces the protein MTGPRYTELAAGLPATVPFVGPEAQERARGRAFSARLGANESIFGPSPRAVEAMARAAADGWMYGDPENHDLRHALADHLGVAPGNVVVGEGIDGLLGYLVRLLVAPGDAVVTSLGAYPTFNYHVTGFGGVLHTVPYRDDAEDPEALIAKAAEVDAKLIYFANPDNPMGSWHTAATVQRMIDALPDGCVLCLDEAYGEFAPSGTLPPIDVMHPRVVRMRTFSKAYGLAGLRVGYAVAEEALVRSFDKVRNHFGVNRVGQAAALAALLDHDWLAHVVAETSAARTRIAGMAEAMGLTPLPSATNFVTIDCGADVERARGCLESLGAAGIFVRMPFVAPQNRCIRVSVGRKQELDLLEVELPKIATTINN, from the coding sequence ATGACCGGACCCCGTTACACCGAACTGGCGGCGGGGCTTCCCGCCACCGTTCCCTTCGTCGGCCCCGAAGCGCAGGAGCGCGCGCGCGGCCGCGCCTTCTCCGCCCGGCTCGGCGCCAATGAGAGCATCTTCGGCCCGTCGCCGCGCGCGGTCGAGGCCATGGCCCGCGCCGCTGCCGACGGCTGGATGTACGGCGATCCCGAGAACCACGACCTGCGCCACGCGCTCGCCGATCACCTCGGCGTGGCGCCGGGCAACGTGGTCGTGGGGGAGGGGATCGACGGCCTGCTCGGTTACCTGGTGCGCCTGCTTGTCGCACCCGGCGATGCCGTCGTCACTTCGCTCGGCGCCTATCCGACGTTCAACTACCATGTGACAGGCTTCGGCGGCGTGCTCCACACCGTGCCCTATCGTGACGATGCCGAGGATCCGGAGGCGCTGATCGCGAAGGCCGCCGAGGTCGACGCGAAGCTCATCTACTTCGCCAACCCCGACAATCCGATGGGCTCCTGGCACACGGCGGCCACGGTTCAGCGCATGATCGACGCGCTGCCGGATGGCTGCGTGCTCTGCCTCGATGAGGCCTATGGTGAGTTCGCGCCGTCCGGCACCCTGCCGCCGATCGACGTGATGCATCCCCGGGTCGTGCGCATGCGGACCTTCTCCAAGGCCTACGGGCTCGCCGGACTGCGCGTGGGCTATGCAGTGGCGGAGGAAGCGCTGGTCCGGTCCTTCGACAAGGTCCGCAACCATTTCGGGGTGAACCGGGTGGGGCAGGCGGCCGCTTTGGCGGCGCTGTTGGACCATGACTGGCTCGCCCATGTGGTGGCGGAGACGTCGGCGGCGCGCACCCGGATCGCCGGTATGGCGGAGGCGATGGGGCTGACGCCGCTGCCATCGGCCACGAACTTCGTGACCATCGACTGCGGGGCGGATGTGGAGCGCGCGCGCGGGTGCCTCGAATCGCTTGGAGCGGCCGGGATCTTCGTGCGGATGCCGTTCGTGGCGCCGCAAAACCGATGTATTCGCGTCTCGGTTGGACGAAAACAAGAACTTGATCTACTCGAAGTAGAACTTCCGAAAATAGCCACAACCATTAATAATTAG
- a CDS encoding valine--tRNA ligase, which yields MAMDKTFDAAASETAIAAAWEATGAFRAGANAKPGAESFCVMIPPPNVTGSLHMGHAFNNTLQDILVRWHRMRGFDTLWQPGQDHAGIATQMVVERELAKSNRRRTDMPREEFIDLVWKQKEKSGGTIIEQLKRLGASCDWERNAFTMAGAPGDTRVGHENSPDFHRAVLKTFVEMYERGLIYRGKRLVNWDPHFETAISDLEVENREVDGHMWHFKYPLANGATYEYVEKDADGNVTLRETRDYISIATTRPETMLGDGAVAVHPSDERYAPIVGQLCEIPVGPKEHRRLIPIITDEYPDRDFGSGAVKITGAHDFNDYGVAKRNGIPLYRLMDTKGAMRSDGLSYEEAAEKAKALREGAEASEAEVDQVNLVPEQYRGLDRFDARKRIVADITNEGLAVMVEVPAEPASGDQEDTAGAPPRKVPFVENKKIMQPFGDRSGVVIEPMLTDQWFVDAAKLAGPAMEAVRSGETKILPERDEKVYFHWMENIEPWCISRQLWWGHRIPVWYGPKLAQKGSTGGISLQVETTPQHDWEGPITKVILDSEPQAFCAIEEQQALEAAKAYYGDFQIAAFDDKDAFDAALVAFYAHEAGEELPPLPIYRDPDVLDTWFSSGLWPMGTLGWPEQTPELERYYPTSVLVTGFDIIFFWVARMMMMQKEMDGRAPFHTVYVHALVRDEKGQKMSKSKGNIIDPLDLIDQYGADAVRFTLSSMAAMGRDLKLSSQRVEGYRNFGTKLWNAVRFAEMNEAVHGARPDPQAKVNRWIIAETARVRESVDASLAAYRFNDAANALYAHVWGTVCDWYLEFAKPLLAGDQAEETRATMGWALDQCLKLLHPFMPFITEALWEQTARRDAMLVVTDWPDYGAELVDADAEAEIGWVRALIEEIRSVRSEMNVAGGAKTGLVLVSADATTRQRFEDNRALIERLARVEGVDYADVVPNGAVTLGVPGATICLPLAGLVDVQAEAVRLDKALGKLDKEMKGLSAKLANEKFLAKAPEEVVAEQRERLTAAEAEATKLRAAQERVRALA from the coding sequence ATGGCCATGGACAAGACCTTCGACGCAGCCGCCAGCGAGACCGCCATTGCCGCGGCCTGGGAGGCGACGGGCGCCTTCCGCGCAGGGGCCAACGCGAAGCCGGGGGCCGAGAGCTTCTGCGTCATGATCCCGCCGCCGAACGTCACCGGCTCGCTCCACATGGGCCATGCGTTCAACAACACGTTGCAGGACATCCTCGTCCGCTGGCACCGGATGCGCGGCTTCGACACGCTCTGGCAACCGGGCCAGGACCATGCGGGCATCGCGACGCAGATGGTCGTCGAGCGCGAGCTCGCGAAATCCAACCGCCGACGCACCGACATGCCGCGCGAGGAGTTTATCGACCTCGTCTGGAAGCAGAAGGAGAAATCCGGCGGCACCATCATCGAGCAGTTGAAGCGCCTCGGCGCCTCCTGCGACTGGGAGCGCAACGCCTTCACCATGGCCGGCGCGCCGGGCGATACGCGCGTGGGCCACGAGAACTCGCCCGATTTCCACCGCGCGGTCCTGAAAACCTTCGTCGAGATGTACGAGCGCGGGCTGATCTACCGCGGCAAGCGCCTCGTGAACTGGGACCCGCATTTCGAGACGGCGATCTCGGACCTCGAGGTGGAGAACCGCGAGGTCGACGGCCACATGTGGCACTTCAAGTACCCGCTCGCGAATGGTGCGACCTACGAGTACGTGGAGAAGGACGCGGACGGCAACGTCACCCTGCGCGAAACCCGCGACTACATCTCCATCGCGACGACCCGGCCCGAGACGATGCTGGGCGACGGCGCGGTCGCGGTGCACCCCTCGGATGAGCGCTACGCGCCCATCGTCGGCCAGCTCTGCGAGATCCCGGTGGGGCCGAAGGAGCATCGCCGCCTGATCCCGATCATCACCGACGAGTACCCGGACCGGGATTTCGGCTCCGGCGCGGTGAAGATCACCGGCGCCCACGATTTCAACGACTACGGCGTCGCCAAGCGCAACGGAATCCCCCTCTACCGCCTCATGGACACGAAAGGCGCCATGCGCTCCGACGGCCTCTCCTACGAGGAGGCGGCCGAGAAGGCGAAGGCGCTGCGCGAGGGTGCCGAGGCCAGCGAGGCCGAGGTCGACCAGGTGAACCTGGTGCCCGAGCAATACCGCGGCCTCGACCGGTTCGACGCGCGCAAGCGGATCGTGGCGGACATCACGAACGAGGGCCTCGCCGTGATGGTCGAGGTTCCGGCGGAACCGGCCAGCGGCGATCAGGAGGACACCGCGGGCGCACCCCCTCGGAAAGTGCCTTTCGTCGAGAACAAGAAGATCATGCAGCCCTTCGGCGACCGCTCCGGCGTGGTGATCGAACCGATGCTGACCGACCAGTGGTTCGTGGACGCGGCCAAGCTCGCCGGCCCGGCCATGGAGGCCGTTCGCTCCGGCGAGACGAAGATCCTGCCCGAGCGCGACGAGAAGGTCTATTTCCACTGGATGGAGAACATCGAGCCCTGGTGCATCTCCCGCCAGCTCTGGTGGGGGCACCGGATCCCGGTTTGGTATGGGCCGAAGCTTGCCCAAAAGGGGTCGACCGGCGGTATATCCCTGCAAGTGGAGACGACCCCACAGCATGACTGGGAAGGTCCAATCACGAAGGTCATACTCGACAGCGAGCCTCAGGCCTTCTGTGCCATTGAGGAGCAGCAGGCGCTCGAGGCTGCCAAGGCCTACTATGGCGACTTCCAGATCGCGGCGTTCGACGACAAGGATGCGTTCGATGCGGCTCTTGTCGCATTCTACGCGCACGAAGCGGGCGAGGAGCTTCCGCCACTTCCGATTTATCGCGACCCCGACGTCCTCGACACCTGGTTCTCCTCCGGCCTCTGGCCGATGGGCACCCTCGGCTGGCCGGAGCAGACGCCGGAACTGGAAAGATACTACCCGACCTCGGTGCTCGTCACCGGCTTCGACATCATCTTCTTCTGGGTCGCCCGGATGATGATGATGCAAAAGGAGATGGACGGCCGCGCGCCGTTCCACACCGTCTATGTCCACGCCCTCGTCCGCGACGAGAAGGGGCAGAAGATGTCGAAGTCGAAAGGCAACATCATCGACCCGCTCGACCTGATCGACCAGTACGGCGCGGACGCAGTGCGCTTCACGCTGAGCTCGATGGCGGCGATGGGGCGCGACCTGAAGCTCTCCTCCCAACGGGTTGAGGGATATCGGAATTTCGGCACCAAGCTCTGGAACGCCGTCCGCTTCGCCGAGATGAACGAGGCCGTCCACGGCGCTCGTCCGGACCCGCAGGCCAAGGTGAACCGCTGGATCATCGCGGAGACCGCGCGGGTGCGCGAGAGCGTCGATGCGAGCCTCGCCGCCTACCGCTTCAACGATGCCGCGAACGCGCTCTACGCCCATGTCTGGGGCACGGTCTGCGACTGGTACTTGGAGTTCGCGAAGCCGCTCCTCGCCGGGGATCAGGCCGAGGAGACGCGTGCGACCATGGGTTGGGCGCTCGACCAGTGCCTCAAGCTGCTCCACCCCTTCATGCCCTTCATCACCGAGGCGCTGTGGGAGCAGACGGCGCGGCGCGACGCCATGCTCGTCGTCACCGACTGGCCCGACTACGGCGCGGAACTGGTCGACGCCGACGCGGAGGCAGAGATCGGCTGGGTCCGTGCCCTGATCGAGGAGATCCGTTCCGTCCGTTCCGAGATGAACGTGGCGGGCGGAGCCAAGACCGGTCTCGTTCTAGTCAGCGCCGACGCCACCACGCGCCAGCGGTTCGAGGACAACCGCGCGCTGATCGAACGGCTCGCCCGGGTCGAGGGCGTGGACTACGCCGATGTCGTCCCGAACGGCGCGGTGACCCTCGGCGTGCCCGGCGCCACGATCTGCCTGCCGCTCGCGGGCCTCGTCGACGTGCAGGCCGAGGCCGTCCGCCTCGACAAGGCGCTCGGCAAGCTCGACAAGGAGATGAAGGGGCTCAGCGCCAAGCTCGCCAACGAGAAGTTCCTCGCCAAGGCCCCCGAAGAGGTCGTGGCCGAGCAGCGCGAGCGCCTGACCGCCGCCGAAGCGGAAGCCACGAAGCTCCGTGCCGCGCAGGAGCGGGTGAGGGCGCTGGCATGA